In Podospora pseudopauciseta strain CBS 411.78 chromosome 2 map unlocalized CBS411.78m_2, whole genome shotgun sequence, the genomic stretch GAGGGATGTCAGAGtaacaacagcagccaacagAGTGAGTGGCAAATTAAAGAGTTGTCCTCTCCATGATTGGACAACCCAAAGCAAACTCAAGCGCCTCTCTCCCACTCTTCCCTCCAACTTGTATCACCACTCACGGAGCTCCATGCATCACGAGGCTGCGTGTTATCATACAAGCTCGAACAGCTGCAGCTTAAAACAACGGCGGCACGTGTGCGGATGCCGCAACACGCACCTTGATCGCAAATTTTGTACCCGAAATGAATGTTGTATACAGCTGCTTGAAGCTATACTATCATGACCCTTTTCAGTCTTCGTATGCCCTCACATAGACACTAAACCCAGGTCCTCAAAggtcctcccacccctcatcatcatacTGCTCATCAGTAGAAAGATCCCTCATCAGCACCaactcaacatcaacctccccaggCTCCCTCTTATCCAAAAACTTCAATGCCTCCACAGCCTTGCCTCCGCATGCCCTCTCCAGTGCCAAGAAGGCAAAGTGCCCCCCAACCACTGGTCTCGCCATGAACCAAATCCCCGGGAACCCTCCATTGCCCTCTGTATCATACAAGTCGGTAAAAGGACGATCTGACACCACGTTAGCAAATACACCATCACATGCAGtggaaagaggagaagaaCCTACCAGTCTCAGTCTCATTCACCCACCTGGCCACACTCGTCAGAATCTCCGTCCTCGTCTTCCGTCccgtcaccgccgccgcaaaAAACTCCCAGTCACTCTTCGTATACAAATGCCTTGAATCCAACGGCAGCCCATACTTTTGCAGAACCGCATGATACCAATCGCTCTGCATCTGGTAGACCTTGTCAGGGATAAAGACATTCTCATCCTTTTTAGACCCGTAAGCCTGTTGTCCAAGTGGTATCTGACTTTCCATCCTCGGCTGCTTCCCACTCTTTCTCCCTCCTGTCACCGAAGATTTGTTCTTGTCCGAAACATGGAAACACAACAGCGAGTCCGCATACAGGTTGTAAATAGTCGTCCACGATCCATACCAAGTGTACGCCAGCTTGGCATGGGTCCCATCCCTCGAGATGCCATACTCCTGCCACTTCTCAATATACTCCCCCGCGGTCTCCCGATAAAACTTTGCATCCTCCTTTTCGCCCACAATATCCGCAATCTCGCTCATGGCTTTAATCCCAATAATCCCCTTCAGCGCCAAGTTCGTCTGGTTCGCCAACCACCCCGCAAAGTCATCCGTGCAAAGCTGATTATGCGGAATAAGCGACTCCCTGACCAAGTAACCCGTCCACTGCTTCCAAAGCTTGTAAGACCGCGACAACCacttctccgccgccttggGCGTAGAGCCAAGCTTAGCCTCCCCTCTGGGTAAATCAATCCCATACTCATCCAcactctcccaccacctcttcgCCCCCGGAGCCGTCCTcatcccctccgccccctttGGCCTCATAAACGCAGGATCAGTATCATACCTCAGCGCATTcgccaacgccaaccccATAATCAACATATTCCCACACTCCTCCACAGGCATATACTCATCCCTCCCATCCGGATGCCCCGTCGCGTTCGGAAAATGCGCCCCCAGATCATGCATCGAATAGTCGTTCGGATATTGCCCGCTCAGCTGGTGCTCCAGCAGCGGCTCCAGCAGATACGCCAACCACCTCGGGTTGGTATACAGGAAGAACGGAAAGGCCGGGAAGATCACATCCACCGTCTGGAAATTCCCGTTGCTCGAAATCTCCTTCAAAAACAAAATCGGGTCCTCGGGCGTCCCCGAAAACTGCGTCGCCCCCAGCACCTGCCTCGCGCTCAGCGCAGCAATATCCTGATACTCCCTCGACCCAGACTCATACGCATCCCGTGCCAACGCATCCGAATACTCCCCCGCCAGTTTTGCTGCAGTCTCAAAGTCATCAAAATGCCAACCCACTAATTCATCCGCATCGGTAAAAAAACTCTGCCAAAGCggcctcatcatcgtcaacccCCTAGCACTGGCAAACTGCACAACCGGATCCTGCACCAGCGCCCACGTAAACCTCACGCTCTCCTCCCTTTTCTCACacttttccttccccttccccccatcaGCCAACTTAAACCCCTTTGAAAAAGCAAAAACCGGCtcatcctccatcaccctcctgaactccccatccacctcatccctcagctcccccctctccgcaaacaaccccctcagcAAAGCACTAGTCCCACTCTGATACCTCACCCCGTTCTCCCCTCCCGGGGCAGAAAAGTGCAAAGTCCCCCACTCGGCCCGATCCCCAAACTCGGTCAgcagctcctccctctccctcctcaccttccaaGTTTTTATTCCTGTCTTTGTCCCATTTTTtgtccccttttcttccccgGGAGGAGATTCAAACATCTCCCACCGCAAAGTATTATCCCTGTTCCCCGTCACCCACTCCCCATTCACATCCGTGTACAAATCCAAGTCGTCGCACCCCGCAACAAAAACAGTCATGTACCCCGCCGGAATGGCCTGTCTCATcgtcgaggagggtgtgaTAGGTGACAGGAACGAGAGCGTAACTAGTAGCGAGGATTCTCCACCCGCCGCGGGGATGGAATAGCtcaggttggtggtggaagcaTCAAACGTTACGCCGAGATACTCTGGATACGCAATCTTGTGACGTTTTGTCGACAAAGAGTCATGCGgccggccgaggagggggtaGACCTTCCCCGAGGCAGAGGCCATGACCGAGAAGCCGACCTACACACCCGTTGGTTTAGTAGCTTGTGAGGAAGTtgggaaaaaggggggggggaggacgtACGTGAGCACCAGTCCAAAACATTGGCCAGTTCTCCCATGGTGCATCACGGGCGTGGTATAACCATGTACTCAGGTACGGGTTCCGGACGATAAGCGGGACGGTGTTGGGCGTGAGTGTTGACGCGCTTGCCAGACCACTGGCGGCCAGCAGGGAGAGGTCGAACAACCGCATTTTGTCTGTCCCCTGCTGATGGCGGAAATGTTGGTCGGGTACGGCTACCgaaggggggaaaggttggggggggtttaAAAATGACAAAAGAGTGTTGATACAAAAtcacggaggaggaggataggggTAGTCTTCAATGGCGGAAACCAGACGGGTGCCGCCAATATGATACCACCGGGCGGCGGCCCAAACCAACTGAAAGAAAGCGCTGCCTTTACCCGAGCCCTCGGGGGAAACAGAGCAGCAGTAATGACTCGAGTTACCACCAGGAATCAAAATACAAAACCGCAAGGTCACACAGCAAAATAATAGCAACCATACACATACAGAGTAGAACGCATTGCAAGAATAAAACCAAACCCCAAAAGCAAAACAGGGCAGCGAATCCTTAAATCCAAGCTCCCCACGCCTGTAGGATGACGCCTGTTTCGAGATGCCCCTCTTCAGATGAacagggaggggggagcCGGTCGTCCAATTAAGCAACTGATCATGGGGCTTCCACAGGGATGTTGCCCCATTACCCCGCAAGCTCCGGGACCCATGACGGGGCAAGCTCCCGCTGTTGCATGAAGCTGTTGTGTGTCATTTGTGGGGTCCGTTCCAACTCTCGGGTCCACGATGAGATCAGACAATGATTGTGCTATTGATAGTGGGCTATCTGTATCTGATTTCAGCAGAGGCAACTCTGCCCAACAATGTATAAGGTAAGTCTCAGCTGGCGTATTCTCCCAAGTATGATGATaaaaacacacacacgcatGCCTCCCAATATTTCCTAATAACATGAGCTAAATGCGCTCTGTTTTCCTCCGCTCGCTAACACATATGACTCCTTTCCCAAACCAACGCTGGTTTTATTACATTATATACAGTGGCAGGTGACACTACAGCAAAGCCAATGTCAGAACGACAGGAAttgttaaaaaaaaaaaccccgaCAAAAGTAGCCCATGTGATCATGGTTGATGGTTCCTGATACTCGCACAAAATCCAATCAGCTGCCACGGAACAAGAACTGCAGGTCCTCTGGACTCAGCGAGTCCATGGCGGCATCGTCCGAGTTGATAGTCGAGTTGATCATGTTGGTCTTCTTCTCTTGCAGGAGCACCATGCGGCTCTCTACCGAATCTTCGATGCACAGTCTCGTGATCGTGCAGGGTCGCGTCTGCCCGATGCGGTGGCATCTATCGGCGCTCTGCCACTCACTGTGATACAACAGATTAGCGGGTGCCATGTGACAAGCTCAATGGTAACGAAACAGAGTACTTACGCTGCGGGATTCCACCAGGGATCGACAATAAAGACGCGAGACGCCTCTGTCAAGTTGAGCGCTACACCACCAGCCTTGAGCGAGACGAGGAAGCATTCTACATCCGGATTGGTCATGAAATGATGAATCGAAGCCTGTCTCTGAGCAGGTGTCATGCTACCATCAAGCATCACAGTGGTGATACCCGCACGGCGGAGACGCCACTCGATGAGCTGAAGCATGGTTGTGAACTGTGAAAATATGATCGACTTGTGAGAGGCATTGTCCGAGCGCAGCTTGTGGAGCTCGTGGACCAAAAGCTCAATCTTGGACGAGGACGTCCAATTCTCCATCTTGATCCGGTTGATGATCGAGGACTTCTTGACCATGGTCTCGTCCTGCTCAATCTCGGGTTGCTCAAGATCAATCGAGAGGGGAATGTGGCATTGTGGGCAGTTGGGCTCCTCTGCCGAATTCAGGTAACTCTTGACACATGTGCGGCAGAAGTCATGCTTGCACCTAGATCGGATGGCATCCTCCGCAGTCTCGTCGCATATGGCGCACACGATGACGTTTTGGCCGCCCTCGCTGTGCTTCTTCAGGAGCAAATCCGGGTGATCAGCGACCTGGCGCATCTGCATGATCAAGCCGAAGATATTGGCATAGTTGTTGAGGAGAACACCGGTGGCCACATAGGTATCGAATTTGCGTTGACCGTTGGTCATGATCGAGTTTGCGAAATCGTTCTCAGCTTCGCCGAAAAACTGACGTTCAACATTGATCTCCTTCACAGGCAGCTCCATCGAGTCGGTGTGGTCCTTTTTGAGCCGAC encodes the following:
- a CDS encoding uncharacterized protein (COG:S; EggNog:ENOG503NVGM) → MRLFDLSLLAASGLASASTLTPNTVPLIVRNPYLSTWLYHARDAPWENWPMFWTGAHVGFSVMASASGKVYPLLGRPHDSLSTKRHKIAYPEYLGVTFDASTTNLSYSIPAAGGESSLLVTLSFLSPITPSSTMRQAIPAGYMTVFVAGCDDLDLYTDVNGEWVTGNRDNTLRWEMFESPPGEEKGTKNGTKTGIKTWKVRREREELLTEFGDRAEWGTLHFSAPGGENGVRYQSGTSALLRGLFAERGELRDEVDGEFRRVMEDEPVFAFSKGFKLADGGKGKEKCEKREESVRFTWALVQDPVVQFASARGLTMMRPLWQSFFTDADELVGWHFDDFETAAKLAGEYSDALARDAYESGSREYQDIAALSARQVLGATQFSGTPEDPILFLKEISSNGNFQTVDVIFPAFPFFLYTNPRWLAYLLEPLLEHQLSGQYPNDYSMHDLGAHFPNATGHPDGRDEYMPVEECGNMLIMGLALANALRYDTDPAFMRPKGAEGMRTAPGAKRWWESVDEYGIDLPRGEAKLGSTPKAAEKWLSRSYKLWKQWTGYLVRESLIPHNQLCTDDFAGWLANQTNLALKGIIGIKAMSEIADIVGEKEDAKFYRETAGEYIEKWQEYGISRDGTHAKLAYTWYGSWTTIYNLYADSLLCFHVSDKNKSSVTGGRKSGKQPRMESQIPLGQQAYGSKKDENVFIPDKVYQMQSDWYHAVLQKYGLPLDSRHLYTKSDWEFFAAAVTGRKTRTEILTSVARWVNETETDRPFTDLYDTEGNGGFPGIWFMARPVVGGHFAFLALERACGGKAVEALKFLDKREPGEVDVELVLMRDLSTDEQYDDEGWEDL